Genomic DNA from Lactuca sativa cultivar Salinas chromosome 8, Lsat_Salinas_v11, whole genome shotgun sequence:
GAtggaagttaaaaaaaaaaaaagtattgggTAATAAAGCTTATAAATGGTGGAGGACAGAGATTTCCACCAATAGAACTTTAGTTCTTCACCCACAAACAAACAAGGGGGTTGAATAATCCACATTTTGAGAAAATTTTCcgatgaaaaagtttttaaattaacaaacaataataatataaattaataacatACAATCAAAAGTTACATTTAACATTGAAAATAATTGATGAAATAATTATCATGATTGAAATCATAAAAATGGCAAAATGAATAGTTTTTAAATATACTTTTTCAATTTTGATTTTCAATGATTTCCCTTTAGCACATTTTGTACCTTTTCAAACATATATTCACGATTTCCCTTTGTTAACATTGTAAACTGGCTTTTTTCTTCTCCATTTTAATTTGGTGGGCATGTGGACAAGTTTGCTACAGTAATATTGTGGAAAATGAGCTTGGACAGGGATAGTTCGCACAAGGTCAATGTTGGTGCACACCATTCGCTTTGATTGTCATTTTTGAGGAGGTTTTGTCAAATAAGTATCGGAGTATCATGTCGTGACAACCGACTTCAGGGAAAATTCAGACATCACATCGGGCATCACTCATTTTTTGTGAAATGTGGCCGTGAAGAAGCATTCATGCATTATGGCCAAATTAAAATTCTGAAATATTATTTTTCTTGATCGTTTTGGGAATCCTGCAAGTCTTGTTGAAGGGatcattatatattatatataataagcTCCTTGCAATTGCAATGTATGTTGTGATGAGATTGATATTGCGTACAACCAATCAAATTCTTTTACTGGATAGTATTCTTCAAATGCATTGAATGTGTGGGTAAAGTTAACATAAATCAAGACGGAGACAAATAGAATAAAGGCATGCATATCTGGGTTTTGAACATCTAAAACCtagacaatttaaaaaaaaaaaattagaaataaaaaaatatctgGTACGTATCAGACCCTTAGAGAATTTTCTTCACATAGGTCAcaactacataccaaaataatgGCCAAGCTATGTTCAGCTTTTACATAACCTACCTATGCGTGTGTTAAGAAAACAAATTAGCACAAAACAATTTTAGTCAATAGGAGTATACTCCAAAAGGAAAATCCAAGTAAATTACTGGCATCAATCATAAATCTAAACAACGTAACATGTGTGTTTTCCTCAAATTTTTGATTAatatatatcaattgaacatcTTATCTTCCACGAAAGGTGATATATTTCCTAAACAATGACGAAACCATGCGATTCTATATAAAGCCGGGCAAAGAAATTATTCCCAATCATTCACATCCATTTTTTCTTATCTCTACCAGAACTATGACATCAACAAACCAGACAGCCCTGAGTTTTTTGGTATTAATCTTCTTCTCTGCTACTTTGCTTTCACACACTACATCTAGGCTGCTCCCTGAAACTTCCAGCTATGAGAGCCACGAACAATGGATGGCTCGTTATGGACGCGTGTACAAGGATGCTGATGAGAAAGAACAACGTTCAAAGATTTTTCAAGAGAATGTTCGGTACATAGAGTCATCCAACAGTGTCATGAACAAAGCTTACAAACTAGCAGTCAATGAGTTTGCAGACCTTACAAACCAAGAGTTCACGAGCACAAGGAACCGATTCAAGGCACACGAATGTTCCCCATCGACCTCTGCTTTCAGGTATGAAAATGTGACAGCAGTTCCATCATCAATGGACTGGAGAAAGAAAGGAGCAGTAACACCTGTTAAAgaccaaggccaatgtggtaagcAAAAACTACTACCGGGATTTTCAAACTCGAGACGTAGTCCAAGTAGTAATTAAGTTATGTTTGTTAACAAGACCATATTTAATTAAACTCGATATCGCATCATATATGTTTGTAGGGTGTTGCTGGGCGTTTTCAGCTGTGGCAGCTATGGAAGGAATAACCCAACTGAAAACAGGTAAATTGGTGTCTCTATCCGAACAAGAGCTCGTGGACTGCGACACCAGTGGTCAGGATCAGGGATGTGAGGGCGGTCTTATGGACGACGCCTTTGATTTCATCCTAAACAATAAAGGCCTTACTACAGAGAGCAACTACCCGTACAAAGGAGTCGATGGCACCTGCAACAGCAACGAGGAATCTAACCATGCTGCAGCGATTACGGGTCATGAAGATGTTCCTGCTAATAGTGAAAGTGCACTTTTGAAAGCTGTAGCTAGTCAGCCTATTTCTGTGGCCATTGATGCTAGTGGGTCCGACTTCCAATTCTACTCTAGCGGGGTGTTTACGGGAGAATGTGGTACTGAACTAGACCATGGTGTTACTGCGGTTGGTTATGGAGCGAGTGCAGACGGAACTAAATATTGGCTGGTGAAGAACTCTTGGGGAACAGGTTGGGGTCAAGAGGGGTACATAATGATGCAAAGAGATGTTGATGCGCAAGAAGGCCTTTGTGGCATTGCCATGATGGCTTCCTACCCGACTGCATAATTGTGTAACATCAAGAGTAATTATTGTAAATTAAGTGTATATTACAGTTATGTTATTACAAGGAAACATGTAAATTACAAAATGTAtcccaaaaattaaatatttGTAAGAATCGAtgcagctatatatatatattattcataaGAGAAATTGTGACCGTGAATGTATTTTCGTATATGCATATTCTTCTCCGAGTATTGCAAATTAATTTCGGACAAACAATCACCCAAGCAAAACATGTTGAAACAAGTGAATTCTTTTTTGATCAAACGAAGGgtcaaatgaacaagaaatactTTTGACCAAATAACAAAGTTTACCATAAGTTGGTAGCAGATTCAAGTGCAAACTTCCAAATAATCCAAAATGAAGCACATCACAAATCAGGGAATGAGAATCTGCAGGCCAGATAGATGTCAGACCCGAGTCAAATCCAAGTCATGCCAATCAAAACACCAACTTTCCTTGAGAACCACTTGAAACATTTTTTTTGGGTGCTAAGCTGCATTTGGAAGTACCGATGAAGTTGCTTTGAGAGCTATGCAATTTATTGGCTAGATGGAAGAAGCTATGAAACCGCACATGTTATTTTTAAGAAAACTATTAACATTTatgtatttataataaaaagaaaagaaattgcgtgtatttatgttatgtgtattTATAATCCTACGTTTTGGCCCATGTATGGCCGTTTTATATATAGTTTCTTTTGTACAACGTagttgttaatatattattattaatgaaaGAAATCATGTTGTTCTTGAGAACAAATTTTTATTGTATTGACTAGTAGATAAAGATTGTAATAAACCAATTGATCGAAAGCTAAAGAAAAACCACACTACACCAACCGTTAAATTGGAAGTCCAAAACTGAAAAGCCACAACAAACGACACTCttaatgaaatttaaataaaccttCGATGTAAGGGAGTACACCATGAAATCGTAATTGTCATTGGAATCATTAAGGTTACCGCATCTAAACAGTCTTGATAATCAAACCTTGCATAGTTTCgtaaataaactaaaaacttgTTAATAGTCTGGAAAATTTTGTCTATAACTAAGGACCCCTAAATGCCACATAAtacttcatttttatttatattttctaagTTTATCACAAAAGAAATAAATGCATCTGAAAATAAGAAAATGAAATACAAAAAAACCGCACAAAAGAAAATGCAACACATTTTTGGAACTCTGGCATTAGATTCAACAAAATAATTCCATGCATATTACGGTTTTGGATCACCTCTAATGGTAGCATACTCAATTCGTCTCTCCTAATTTTGATCTCTTTCCCCTTACATCCTTCTTGGCATCAACAACCGTTAACCTTTATTTTTAACCTTTTCAAGCAGCCATGATCGACACCTCCTCATCATTTTTCTCAATCTTGGGAGCCTAAACTATGATTCCCGACAAGAAATATTTTACACACATAATATTGGgttcaatgttttttttatcatacTGACGAAACATGTCCTAAACTCCTACTACACATTATGATCGTGAGAGCATAAAAATCGACTTGATCGTCAAACATTCGATCTACGGTATAATCTAACagctatattttataaaataaaatgatccTAAACCGAATACGGCTACCATGTAGATTCTCGAGAAATCTGAGACCTTATTTCTTGAGATGTTAAGGGAAATCAACAGTTGTATAATACCTCTACTACCTCTACTGGGACCCGACTAACAATGAGTATTACACCTAAATCATGTCGGTTACACTTCTCTTAGAAAAAACTGATTTGATAGTCGTGTATTAGAATTTCCTCATATATACCGTTAAAGATTTGTGTTGCCATGAAAATGACGACATTGCTAGTATCATTCAATTATGTTCCCACGTTCTCTATCAACGTTTTTAATACGACAACATTGGATGGATATATTTAGAAATTAATATGATTTCCATTTCGATCACTCCTAATCACTCATGGTTTTAGGCGAAGGTGAAGTTCAAAGCCCAGGAGTATAGTACCAAACGGTGACGGCCATAACACTTTAATTATTGGTCACCCTTAGCCACCTTCGTTTGTCAAAAaaccaagttttttttttctatatataaaGAATAACTATTGTGTTTGTTTGTTTCGTGAGGCGACTCCTAATGAAATGCTTTAGAGACTTTGGTTTTTCACATATCTCACACCCGAtggaagttaaaaaaaaaaaaaaaagtattgggTAATAAAGCTTATAAATGGTGGAGGACAGAGATTTCCACCAATAGAACTTTAGTTCTTCACCCACAAACAAACAAGGGGGTTGAATAATCCACATTTTGAGAAAATTTTCcgatgaaaaagtttttaaattaacaaacaataataatataaattaataacatACAATCAAAAGTTACATTTAACATTGAAAATAATTGATGAAACAATTATCATGATTGAAATCATAAAAATGGCAAAATGAATAGTTTTTAAATATACTTTTTCAATTTTGATTTTCAATGATTTCCCTTTAGCGCATTTTGtaccttttcaaacatattttcacGATTTCCCTTTGTTAACATTGTAAACTGGCTTTTTTCTTCTCCATTTTAATTTGGTGGGCATGTGGACAAGTTTGCTACAGTAAAATTGTGGAAAATGAGCTTGGACAGGGATAGTTCGCACAAGGTCAATGTTGGTGCACACTATTCGTTTTGATTGTCATTTTTGAGGAGGTTTAGTCAAATAAGTATCGGAGTATCATGTCGTGACAACCGACTTCAGGGAAAATTCAGACATCACATCGGGCATCACTCATTTTTTGTGAAATGTGGCCGTGAAGAAGCATTCATGCATTATGGCCAAATTAAAATTCTGAAATATTATTTTTCTTGATCGTTTTGGGAATCCTGCAAGTCTTGTTGAAGGGatcattatatattatatataacaagCTCCTTGCAATTGCAATGTATGTTGTGATGAGATTGATATTGCGTACAACCAATCAAATTCTTTTACTGGATAGTATTCTTCAAATGCATTGAATGTGTGGGTAAAGTTAACATAAATCAAGACGGAGACAAATAGAATAAAGGCATGCATATCTGGGTTTTGAACATCTAAAACCtagacaatttaaaaaaaaaaaaaattagaaataaaaaaatatctgGTACGTATCAGACCCTTAGAGAATTTTCTTCACATAGGTCAcaactacataccaaaataatgGCCAAGCTATGTTCAGCTTTTACATAACCTACCTATGCGTGTGTTAAGAAAACAAATTAGCACAAAACAATTTTAGTCAATAGGAGTATACTCCAAAAGGAAAATCCAAGTAAATTACTGGCATCAATCATAAATCTAAACAACGTAACATGTGTGTTTTCCTCAAATTTTTGATTAatatatatcaattgaacatcTTATCTTCCACGAAAGGTGATATATTTCCTAAACAATGACGAAACCATGCGATTCTATATAAAGCCGGCCAAAGAAATTATTCCCAATCATTCACATCCATTTTTTCTTATCTCTACCAGAACTATGACATCAACAAACCAGACAGCCCTGAGTTTTTTGGTATTAATCTTCTTCTCTGCTACTTTGCTTTCACACACTACATCTAGGCTGCTCCCTGAAACTTCCAGCTATGAGAGCCACGAACAATGGATGGCTCGTTATGGACGCGTGTACAAGGATGCTGATGAGAAAGAACAACGTTCAAAGATTTTTCAAGAGAATGTTCGGTACATAGAGTCATCCAACAGTGTCATGAACAAAGCTTACAAACTAGCAGTCAATGAGTTTGCAGACCTTACAAACCAAGAGTTCACGAGCACAAGGAACCGATTCAAGGCACACGAATGTTCCCCATCGACCTCTGCTTTCAGGTATGAAAATGTGACAGCAGTTCCATCATCAATGGACTGGAGAAAGAAAGGAGCAGTAACACCTGTTAAAgaccaaggccaatgtggtaagcAAAAACTACTACCGGGATTTTCAAACTCGAGACGTAGTCCAAGTAGTAATTAAGTTATGTTTGTTAACAAGACCATATTTAATTAAACTCGATATCGCATCATATATGTTTGTAGGGTGTTGCTGGGCGTTTTCAGCTGTGGCAGCTATGGAAGGAATAACCCAACTGAAAACAGGTAAATTGGTGTCTCTATCCGAACAAGAGCTCGTGGACTGCGACACCAGTGGTCAGGATCAGGGATGTGAGGGCGGTCTTATGGACGACGCCTTTGATTTCATCCTAAACAATAAAGGCCTTACTACAGAGAGCAACTACCCGTACAAAGGAGTCGATGGCACCTGCAACAGCAACGAGGAATCTAACCATGCTGCAGCGATTACGGGTCATGAAGATGTTCCTGCTAATAGTGAAAGTGCACTTTTGAAAGCTGTAGCTAGTCAGCCTATTTCTGTGGCCATTGATGCTAGTGGGTCCGACTTCCAATTCTACTCTAGCGGGGTGTTTACGGGAGAATGTGGTACTGAACTAGACCATGGTGTTACTGCGGTTGGTTATGGAGCGAGTGCAGACGGAACTAAATATTGGCTGGTGAAGAACTCTTGGGGAACAGGTTGGGGTCAAGAGGGGTACATAATGATGCAAAGAGATGTTGATGCGCAAGAAGGCCTTTGTGGCATTGCCATGATGGCTTCCTACCCGACTGCATAATTGTGTAACATCAAGAGTAATTATTGTAAATTAAGTGTATATTACAGTTATGTTATTACAAGGAAACATGTAAATTACAAAATGTAtcccaaaaattaaatatttGTAAGAATCGAtgcagctatatatatatattattcataaGAGAAATTGTGACCGTGAATGTATTTTCGTATATGCATATTCTTCTCCGAGTATTGCAAATTAATTTCGGACAAACAATCACCCAAGCAAAACATGTTGAAACAAGTGAATTCTTTTTTGATCAAACGAAGGgtcaaatgaacaagaaatactTTTGACCAAATAACAAAGTTTACCATAAGTTGGTAGCAGATTCAAGTGCAAACTTCCAAATAATCCAAAATGAAGCACATCACAAATCAGGGAATGAGAATCTGCAGGCCAGATAGATGTCAGACCCGAGTCAAATCCAAGTCATGCCAATCAAAACACCAACTTTCCTTGAGAACCACTTGAAACATTTTTTTTGGGTGCTAAGCTGCATTTGGAAGTACCGATGAAGTTGCTTTGAGAGCTATGCAATTTATTGGCTAGATGGAAGAAGCTATGAAACCGCACATGTTATTTTTAAGAAAACTATTAACATTTatgtatttataataaaaagaaaagaaatt
This window encodes:
- the LOC128127781 gene encoding senescence-specific cysteine protease SAG39-like; translation: MTSTNQTALSFLVLIFFSATLLSHTTSRLLPETSSYESHEQWMARYGRVYKDADEKEQRSKIFQENVRYIESSNSVMNKAYKLAVNEFADLTNQEFTSTRNRFKAHECSPSTSAFRYENVTAVPSSMDWRKKGAVTPVKDQGQCGCCWAFSAVAAMEGITQLKTGKLVSLSEQELVDCDTSGQDQGCEGGLMDDAFDFILNNKGLTTESNYPYKGVDGTCNSNEESNHAAAITGHEDVPANSESALLKAVASQPISVAIDASGSDFQFYSSGVFTGECGTELDHGVTAVGYGASADGTKYWLVKNSWGTGWGQEGYIMMQRDVDAQEGLCGIAMMASYPTA